aaatcagcTCCCAGCTGGAGATTTAGCTCCTAGGCCACCCTCGGTTCTGGTCATTGATGGCCCGTCAATGGCCCTTAACTACTTACACTTTTCAGCCGCATTCATTAGAATGCTCAGTGACTGGGTGATTAGGGGGAACCGAGTCAGCAGAAGAAACGAATAGgcgaaagaaaagggaaagcatTGTCATGAAGCAAGATACATGAAGGAAGAGGTTAGCTAGCATTTAAAGGCAATATGTGAACATGGGCAGCAACTAGAATTTCTCGGATCAAGGACTTTGTACAAGTTTGCATTGATCTAAGCTACCGTGACATTAACCTTAATATGATTTGATTAGCGCAgttgaaataaataaagaagcTATGATCTAGGGTGATAAGCTGGTGCTATATCTGGACATCTCTCTGCTAATCCAGACAACTGACTCTAATTACTCGGGAGCCCCGGAAATAACTTTCCTAGAAGGGAGGAAATCGGTGATCAGCAGTAGAACATAAGTTTCTTCACATTTTCGCTGAGTTTCGGTAGAGGCGTGGTTTTCGGAGGGGCGTCTCGGGACAGTTGATACCCGTTTCTCGTGTGGGCCGACATCTCTGACCGCTCGAGGTATAGCCTGCCTCTGTAAGCAGCCAAATGGGCGTAGTAAGCCGGGGGCACCAATGACACCGGCTTGGTGCACCTCACGAACGTGTAGCACAGGTTGTAGACCAGCTTCTGGAGCTCGTCGGACGTGAACTCGTTCTCGTCCACCAGTACGTGGTAGTGAGCCGGCCGGCTAGTCCCTTTTACCCCTGAGTGGCTACACAAGTAGAAATCGAACTCCTTCGGATGTGTTATTACCGTGTCCACCACGGTCCCGGGTGGGATGTTCTCGTCAAAGACCTGGCTTTTGGTGGAGCAAAAATCGGCATCCTCCGGAAACAGCCTTGTGTGGTGCCGCTTCTGAACGACTACGAACGTAACGGTTGGCCTATAGCCAGGGAATCGCGCACAGCCTTTCTTGATGGCGAGCAACTCCTCTTTAAGGACTTTGTGGAACTGAGTCTCGCTCACACCGTCTCTAAAGAAGATTATTCTCCTGGGCAGCTCCTTGACTTCGAGTTGGAAATCATCTAGTAGTTCTCCCACCATGTCGCCAAGATCCTGAATTATTTCTTGTCTATGGGTTTGAGACCTCATCCTGGATGCATACTTGTTGGCAGCTGGCCAGTTCATGCTGCCTACGACAGCAGCAACAGACGGGCTGAAGTCATCGAGCGGGTGAGGATGAGTCACGTCCGCGCCCATGAATATCACCGGCTCATTTTGATGGAGAATCCGGGGTATTTGGGAAGGTAATGAATTGTAAAGCGCGACAGTGCATCCTCCTACTTTGGCATTTATCTTGAGTGCCAAGTTCGCGAGAAACTGGGAATTCAACTTTCCAAGGTTGGTGTACAAGCAACACTGGCTTACTACTCCGATGGTTGTCTCGGCAATTCTCTTTAGATCTGCATATCCTTTGTGTTTCTTCTCCATTATGCATAGGAGTAGTCGGAGGTTGTTATCTGCGGCTTTGTGGATCTCCTTGAGCTTAGACTCCAAAAGAACAACATTGTTGAGGACGTAATTTGGTTCGAATTGAGGGGTAATAACTGGATTCTTGCTGAGATATATGCCTAGCTGTTCGCATCTCTGGGAGAGCTGCGAGATGAACTTCGAAATGCTCGACTTCTGATCCGGGGTTCCACCGAAGCTTATGAGGGCCCATTTTTCTATCCGAATTCCTTCAAAAACATGGCTATCCATGAGATTCCACTGCCGGTCTGGGCGAGACGGAACTAGATTCCTTATATGGCCATGCTCACCAAGTTTTAGCTTCGGAGGTTGCAAAATTCGACCATTTACTCGTGTCATCTCCCTTGAAATCTGGAGATTGAACTCTCTTTCCTGGTTGCCGCTGTCAGTTAAGCAGACAACTCGATGATTCAGCAATGTAGTCATAAGTCAATGAAGATTAAAAATCAGTTGAATAGAACCTTCAGGTTACATAGATTGATACTAGTTCACTCCacaaatctaaaaatttacctGGTTGGGCCGACAGGTCCTCGCATCACTCCGTCGATGATTGCTTTGCGCTCTTTTGGCCTTTGGCAACCCATCTTGAGTATTCTTGCCGTCTGATCGTCGGAAAGTTTCCCAAGAAACTTCTGGCCCTCGCAAATCACGCATAGCTCCATCGGAAGATAACATGGCTTGCTTCTACTCGTCTGCAGGCACGGCAAGTACCTGAACTCGATTTCatagttatattgattcttGAAGTAACTCACCAGCTTCAGATTTTTGCCATCCCGGTCCACGAACCAGAGATTTTCGGTCGGCGCCTCGGTCAAGCCGTAGACCCGGTATCTCTGGACGGTTTCTCTATGGCAAACGAAGATTCGGATGTTCTTCAAAGCCTTCTCGacttccttcctttcttcgaCGCTCAGGCTCCTGGTCTTCCTCTGAGAAAGGTCTCTAAGGAACTCGAGCCGCCTCTCCAAATAGGGGATCACTCCAATGCTTTCATGGAATGCCGTCACGGAGAAATCCACGTTGAGCGAGAGACCTTGCTGCGTCGGCCGCAGGCTCTGGAAGAACCCCCTGACTCCGACAGCTCCTCCCCCGATTTCTTTGCTCCCGCCCGTGGAGCTCGAGTACATCGAACGGCCCATGGGTATGCACTTCTCTGCGGGGCTCTCCCGCAGCACCACGTCCAGTGCATGGAGGTAATCCTGAGGAAGCGGAACCCAGTCATCCTCCTCCTTGCTCAAGTAGCTGCTCAATCCCTTCCCGTCGAGCTTCGACACGAGCTTCATGTTTATCCGAAACAACCTGTGCTTGTGATGCTTGCCCTCCGAATTACTGCACGGCAGCATCGACTTGCTCGCGGGAATCGGCAGGTGGATGTAGAAGTCGAGCCTATCGTTCTGGAATTCCACCGGGCTGAAGAGATTCTTCCGGCCATCAAACGCGGGAAGGGCCCCGGAAAACATGGCCGAGTTTTCCTTCACTAGCTGTCGCTTGATTGCCCGGGCAACTTCCCTGGGTGCGCTCGGCAAGATTTCAACATTGTAATGGTAAATTCTCT
This Eucalyptus grandis isolate ANBG69807.140 chromosome 7, ASM1654582v1, whole genome shotgun sequence DNA region includes the following protein-coding sequences:
- the LOC104453923 gene encoding protein argonaute 7, with product MDETEESKANEKCSTKTRTFRSPIKNHHHQLRPQLLQRSNNNQFGLGGLCSHQTQCYQAYYPALLPLPPPPPTLPRLASPPSLSHGRTRSQCLGSKALAKKSSHKLNSAPPLATSSETQVPNATVTPAPQRVQRQTNAKDENGRRVPPEVVAIARRPDSGGVEGPVISLLANHFLVQVDPAQRIYHYNVEILPSAPREVARAIKRQLVKENSAMFSGALPAFDGRKNLFSPVEFQNDRLDFYIHLPIPASKSMLPCSNSEGKHHKHRLFRINMKLVSKLDGKGLSSYLSKEEDDWVPLPQDYLHALDVVLRESPAEKCIPMGRSMYSSSTGGSKEIGGGAVGVRGFFQSLRPTQQGLSLNVDFSVTAFHESIGVIPYLERRLEFLRDLSQRKTRSLSVEERKEVEKALKNIRIFVCHRETVQRYRVYGLTEAPTENLWFVDRDGKNLKLVSYFKNQYNYEIEFRYLPCLQTSRSKPCYLPMELCVICEGQKFLGKLSDDQTARILKMGCQRPKERKAIIDGVMRGPVGPTSGNQEREFNLQISREMTRVNGRILQPPKLKLGEHGHIRNLVPSRPDRQWNLMDSHVFEGIRIEKWALISFGGTPDQKSSISKFISQLSQRCEQLGIYLSKNPVITPQFEPNYVLNNVVLLESKLKEIHKAADNNLRLLLCIMEKKHKGYADLKRIAETTIGVVSQCCLYTNLGKLNSQFLANLALKINAKVGGCTVALYNSLPSQIPRILHQNEPVIFMGADVTHPHPLDDFSPSVAAVVGSMNWPAANKYASRMRSQTHRQEIIQDLGDMVGELLDDFQLEVKELPRRIIFFRDGVSETQFHKVLKEELLAIKKGCARFPGYRPTVTFVVVQKRHHTRLFPEDADFCSTKSQVFDENIPPGTVVDTVITHPKEFDFYLCSHSGVKGTSRPAHYHVLVDENEFTSDELQKLVYNLCYTFVRCTKPVSLVPPAYYAHLAAYRGRLYLERSEMSAHTRNGYQLSRDAPPKTTPLPKLSENVKKLMFYC